GGCACTTCGGACATGAGCTCGCAGATCTCGAAGATCAAGGCGGCAAATCCCGACGTGGTGAACGTATCCTTCTATACGCCCGAAATGATCGTGTTTTCCAAAACTATGACGGCGAACCGCGTCAATCCCCGGCTGGGCGTCTGGTCGGTAGGCGGCGGCTCCCAGGACCCGGCCTATTTCAAGGCGATCGACCCGAAGGCCTATGAATACAATTTCGTGCAGGAGGACTGGGATGTCAGCGGCCCGCTCAATCATCAGTGGATCAAGGAACTGGATGAAAAGGTGCGGAAGGAAAAGGGGTATCAGCTGAACAGCTTCTTCGCGCAAGGCTGGACGGCGGCCTATGTCGCCTATGAAGCGATCGAAAAAGCCGGGTCGGCGGATAAAGAGGCGATCAAGCAGGCGCTTCAGAATCTCGACATCCAGAACAGCGAGGACTGCCGTGTCATCCTCAGCGGATACCCGAGGATCAAATTCGACAAGGACGGACAGAACACCTATTCCACCGGAACCATCATTCAGTATCAGAACGGGGTCGGGGTCGGCCTGTCTCCCGAAGGCAACAGGGCCCCCGGCGCCAAGGCGATTGTCCCGATTCCGGATGACTTCGACACACGGGCGAAGGATGGAAAGAAATAGCGGATGGGCGCTTCGATTCAGAGAAGGAAAGGACAATGCGAAATGCTACAAAGCGTTTTACTTTCAATTCCCCAGGGGATTATCCTCGGCGGCGCCTACGGTGCGATCGCGCTGGGGCTCAGCGTCATTTTCGGCGTGACGAGAGTGATCAATTTCGCGCACGGCTCCATGCTGATGGTTTCGACTTTTGCGTATTACGCCCTGTATCAGCTATTGGGAATCGATCCGTATCTGGGCATCCTGATCGTCACGCCGGTGATGTTCATCGTGGGATATTTTACGCAGAAGCTCCTGATCAAGCCGCTGCTGATCCGCGAGCGCGCGGACGTGGTGGAGCCCACCAGCGTGATGCTGATGACGATCGGCCTGTGGTACGCGCTCGACAATCTTTTTACCATGCTTTTCGGTTCGGATTACCGGACGATGCCTACTCCGGCAAGCCAGTCCTACCTGAGCATGGGAAACGGTGCTTTCGTCACCCAGTGGTCGAAGGTGATCGCGTTTCTGGCGAGCTTTGCCATTGCGGGGCTGTTGGCCTTCATCATCAACCGGACAGAACTGGGGAAGGGCATCCGTGCCGTTTCCCAGAACCGCGACGCCGCCGCGCTGTGCGGACTGGATGTCTATAAGACGTACAGCATCGCGTTCGGCCTCGGGGTCGCGGCGGTTGCTGTCGCGGGCGCGTGCCTGTCGCAGTTCTATTTTGTCCAGCCGCAGACGGGGGCGGTCTTCGGCACGAAATCGTTCATGATCGTGGTGCTGGGCGGCCTGGGCAGCATTCCCGGCGCGCTTTTGGGGGGCATTATTTTCGGCGTCGTGGAAACGGTCGGCGCGCAGTTCATGACGGCGTCCTCGGCGTCCATGCTTTCCTTTATCTTATTTATTCTGGTGCTTGTCTTCAGGCCGCGCGGCCTGCTGGGCAGGAACTGAGCGGGAGGGGAAAAAATGAAAGAAAATTTTCTGAAGGGCCGGCTGTTTGCGTTTCTGGGCCTTGCGCTTCTTCTTGTGATCCCTCTCCCGATGGGGTCGTATGAACAGGATATCCTCATTATGGTTCTGTTCTATGCCTTTGCGTCGACGGCGTGGAACATCATCTGCGGCTTTGTGGGGACCCTTTCGCTGGGCCACGCGGTGTATCTCGGGATCGGAGGCTACA
This window of the Ruminococcaceae bacterium BL-6 genome carries:
- a CDS encoding Branched-chain amino acid ABC transporter permease, coding for MLQSVLLSIPQGIILGGAYGAIALGLSVIFGVTRVINFAHGSMLMVSTFAYYALYQLLGIDPYLGILIVTPVMFIVGYFTQKLLIKPLLIRERADVVEPTSVMLMTIGLWYALDNLFTMLFGSDYRTMPTPASQSYLSMGNGAFVTQWSKVIAFLASFAIAGLLAFIINRTELGKGIRAVSQNRDAAALCGLDVYKTYSIAFGLGVAAVAVAGACLSQFYFVQPQTGAVFGTKSFMIVVLGGLGSIPGALLGGIIFGVVETVGAQFMTASSASMLSFILFILVLVFRPRGLLGRN